One segment of Niveibacterium microcysteis DNA contains the following:
- a CDS encoding DUF6714 family protein, translating to MTASDILPLVEKAFPYVPRPALTDISFHTDGCAHCEMSYRELAQHPGPQLSLEVVRYLFDELSTLSSAATRWVLPSYLRHVLSESDAMEMATEFLIYSLAPLAEYEEETKQRLSLLSKPQIECLLELVAYWQHHEHWGIYCPEELDRAKHFLQQLNA from the coding sequence ATGACGGCCTCTGACATTCTTCCCCTTGTAGAAAAGGCGTTTCCTTATGTGCCGCGCCCGGCACTAACGGACATTTCGTTCCATACCGATGGTTGCGCCCACTGTGAGATGTCATACCGCGAGCTAGCTCAACATCCCGGACCTCAGCTTTCTTTAGAGGTGGTTCGCTATCTATTTGACGAACTGTCTACGCTTTCCTCCGCCGCAACGCGTTGGGTCCTGCCTTCCTATCTGCGCCACGTGTTGAGCGAGTCGGACGCCATGGAAATGGCAACTGAGTTCTTGATTTACAGCCTCGCGCCACTTGCGGAGTACGAAGAAGAAACAAAACAAAGGCTTTCGCTTTTAAGCAAGCCACAAATTGAATGCCTGCTCGAATTAGTCGCCTACTGGCAGCACCACGAGCATTGGGGCATCTATTGCCCGGAGGAGCTAGATCGTGCAAAGCACTTTCTGCAGCAACTCAACGCATAA